The proteins below are encoded in one region of Lactuca sativa cultivar Salinas chromosome 3, Lsat_Salinas_v11, whole genome shotgun sequence:
- the LOC128133033 gene encoding uncharacterized protein LOC128133033 → MFLHQIRPDPVLSPDGIKCLYFRVGNTKMVYGPEEFCLITGFNFGEYPKNIGRKGSEKLISSKKRCLLRERLFPDHTNSSVKIGDLKSLILNQTFLALDDLDAVRVCLIYILCEGFLGKEVNDRVPQDWFYLAENLDLWNSFAWGSYLWDFTYVDLEDTWNKIHHYLSLPERGQTLKYSVSGFTAPIRIWIYEMIPAVRACGFALRKNKDLPRMKRWSGTKKLKWVDVNKIWSKMQV, encoded by the exons atgttccttcatcagatccggccggaccctgttttatctccagatggaataaaatgtttatattttcgagtaggcaataccaaaatggtttatgggccggaagagttttgtttgattaccggcttcaattttggggagtatccaaaaaacattgggagaaaagggtcggaaaaattaataagcagtaaaaaaagatgtttactgcgtgaacggctatttccggaccatactaatagttcggtgaaaatcggcgacctgaaaagtttaattttaaatcaaacattcctagcacttgacgaccttgatgcagttagagtatgtttgatatacattttgtgtgaaggttttttgggcaaagaagttaacgatcgggtgccacaagattggttttatttggctgagaatttggatctctggaatag cttCGCTTGGGGTAGTTATCTATGggattttacttatgttgaccttgaGGATACGTGGAATAAGATACATCATTATTTATCACTTCCTGAGcgtggtcaaactttaaagtattccgtctcaggatttacggctccaattagg atatggatatatgagatgattccggctgttcgtgcatgtggatttgcattgagaaaaaataaagactTGCCTCGGATGAAAAGATGGAGcggaacaaaaaaattgaaatgggttgacgtgaacaagatttggtcaaagatgcaggtttaa
- the LOC128133032 gene encoding uncharacterized protein LOC128133032, whose amino-acid sequence MVAWWDVDTVLLPIHSSPNHWLFGELRLASMEVHIYDSLGRGAYEKFQSEGIFSKFERRVANYLDKIKYWARTNIPRIPLNMQFIYEENVPQQSSHLGDCGVFLCMFMEQLVSGQPIRVLIDPKNAALEFRLRMAKIIWGSSLAPL is encoded by the exons atggttgcttggtgggatgttgatacg gtcttattgccgattcattcatcccctaatcattggctatttggggaactacgattagcgtcaatggaagtgcatatttatgacagtcttggtagaggtgcttatgaaaaattccaatccgaaggaatcttttccaaatttgaacgtcgggtggcaaattatttggacaagattaagtATTGGGCGCGGACgaacatcccaaggattccattgaatatgcaattcatttatgaagaaaacgttccccaacaaagtagtcatttgggagattgcggtgtttttctttgtatgtttatggagcaattggtttcaggtcaaccaatacgtgttcttattgacccaaagaacgcagctttagagttccgtctccggatggcaaaaattatttgggggtctagtcttgctcctctgtag